One genomic window of Mucilaginibacter sp. SJ includes the following:
- a CDS encoding iron-containing alcohol dehydrogenase codes for MPQTEHPYRDITIRFPGQVIVSKNSLFKLTGDVISGGYKSALIITISPLLNKLEPLLAQFKEVGINTHVDTSIVKEPSFRDFEDLLTSVKHTEADVIIGIGGGSVLDVAKLIAAQINNNQTLAEITGIGLLKNRTKKLICIPTTAGTGSEASPNAILIDDTDNQKKGIISPYLVPDVVIIDPALMISLPAEVTAATGLDALTHCLEAYTNLYAHPFIDMYALEGIRLIAANLVKAVNDGADEDTRTQLAIGSLMGGFCLGPVNTAGVHALSYPLGSMYHIAHGLSNALLLPFVMEYNIPAAPERYAAVARALGCNSSINDFETAHAGVEKIRQLIGECRIPASLKEINIDKNTIPQMAADAMKITRLLKNNPRPINIDDAVNIYEAAY; via the coding sequence TTAAATTAACCGGTGATGTTATCAGCGGCGGGTATAAATCAGCTTTAATTATTACCATCAGTCCGCTGTTAAATAAACTTGAACCACTTTTAGCTCAATTTAAAGAAGTAGGAATTAACACTCATGTTGATACATCAATAGTAAAGGAGCCTTCGTTTAGGGATTTTGAAGATTTGCTTACATCTGTAAAACATACTGAAGCCGATGTGATCATAGGCATTGGTGGCGGCAGCGTACTTGACGTGGCTAAACTCATAGCCGCACAAATTAATAATAACCAAACCCTGGCAGAGATAACCGGCATTGGCCTGCTTAAAAACCGTACTAAAAAACTGATCTGCATTCCCACAACAGCGGGTACAGGCAGCGAGGCATCGCCTAACGCCATATTGATAGATGATACTGATAATCAGAAAAAAGGCATTATCAGCCCATACCTGGTTCCGGATGTGGTGATCATTGATCCGGCTTTGATGATCAGTTTGCCCGCAGAGGTTACCGCCGCAACCGGACTTGATGCACTAACCCATTGCCTTGAAGCTTACACTAACTTATATGCCCACCCTTTTATTGATATGTACGCACTTGAGGGGATCAGGCTTATCGCTGCTAATTTGGTTAAAGCGGTAAACGACGGTGCTGATGAGGACACCCGTACACAATTAGCTATTGGCAGTTTAATGGGTGGCTTTTGTTTAGGCCCGGTTAACACAGCTGGTGTCCATGCGCTTTCCTACCCCCTGGGCAGCATGTACCACATTGCACATGGCCTCTCAAACGCGCTATTGCTGCCTTTTGTAATGGAATACAACATCCCAGCAGCACCGGAACGCTATGCTGCAGTAGCCCGTGCATTGGGTTGTAATAGCAGTATCAACGATTTTGAGACAGCTCATGCCGGTGTTGAAAAGATCAGGCAGCTGATCGGTGAGTGCAGGATCCCGGCAAGTTTAAAAGAAATAAACATTGATAAGAACACGATACCACAGATGGCTGCAGATGCCATGAAAATTACCCGGCTGCTTAAAAATAACCCGCGACCGATAAACATAGATGATGCCGTTAACATTTACGAGGCTGCTTATTAA
- a CDS encoding dihydrodipicolinate synthase family protein — protein sequence MKLKKKYNGLVVPSITPLTNSYKLDHDAVEKIFDSIFNYGGVPFILGTTGESASLPNELKLDFIKLAASIRQPGKLLYAGISSNCLSDSIELAKRCADEGIDVAVAHLPAYFTLTEYEIKTYFETLANEIPIPLIVYNIPATTNVSINLNLLNELSYHDNIVGTKDSERNHDRLKDSLKLWAGRADFSHFLGWGAQSAHALFTGSDGLVPSTGNLFPDIYYKMIVAADNNDEAAALQLQRHSNLIGDIYQGKRLLGESLAALKSLMQSAGLCRSYMMSPLLKVSDAEAADLQKKLQSMLNVENLSLPIYQ from the coding sequence ATGAAACTAAAAAAGAAATATAATGGCCTGGTAGTGCCATCCATTACACCACTTACCAATAGTTACAAGCTTGACCATGACGCGGTTGAAAAAATATTCGATAGCATCTTCAACTACGGCGGCGTACCTTTTATATTGGGTACTACCGGCGAATCAGCCTCATTACCCAACGAGCTCAAGCTTGATTTTATTAAACTGGCGGCCTCCATAAGACAACCCGGCAAGCTGCTTTATGCAGGTATCTCATCCAATTGCCTGTCAGATTCTATCGAACTGGCAAAACGTTGTGCCGATGAAGGCATTGATGTTGCAGTAGCCCATCTGCCGGCGTACTTTACCTTAACCGAGTATGAGATCAAAACATACTTTGAAACACTGGCCAATGAAATCCCTATTCCGCTGATAGTTTATAATATTCCGGCTACTACCAATGTATCAATCAACTTAAACCTACTTAATGAATTAAGCTATCATGATAATATCGTAGGCACCAAAGATTCGGAACGAAACCATGACCGTTTAAAAGATTCACTGAAGCTATGGGCCGGCAGGGCCGACTTCAGCCACTTTTTAGGCTGGGGGGCGCAATCCGCCCATGCGCTGTTTACGGGAAGCGACGGACTGGTGCCAAGTACCGGAAACCTGTTCCCCGATATTTATTACAAAATGATAGTGGCAGCCGATAATAATGACGAAGCCGCCGCGCTGCAACTGCAACGGCACTCCAACCTGATAGGTGATATTTACCAGGGAAAACGCCTGCTGGGCGAATCATTGGCGGCATTGAAATCGCTGATGCAAAGCGCCGGGTTATGCCGCTCGTACATGATGTCACCTTTGTTAAAAGTTAGTGATGCAGAAGCCGCCGATCTGCAAAAGAAACTGCAAAGTATGCTTAATGTTGAAAACCTTAGTTTACCGATATATCAATGA
- the pdxA gene encoding 4-hydroxythreonine-4-phosphate dehydrogenase PdxA: MTADRPIIAITMGDPASIGPEIAVKALLTERLYEICRPLIIGDTGVFFDIVKRLGLNATINSIKDIRNARFVFGKPDVFDLQNVDMEQLRFGEISAMAGNASFEAVKKAIELALAGDVDATVTGPINKKSINEAGHHFAGHTEIYAHYTGTKKYAMLLVEHNMKVIHVSTHVSLRQACDLVKKDRIIEVIELLQDGLISLGEKNLKIGVAGLNPHAGDSGLFGTEDDLEILPAVQEALKSGYDVEGPVPADTLFSKASTGYYGGIVAMYHDQGHIPFKLTGFKWNAEKQQMDSVKGVNITMGLPIIRTSVDHGTAFEIAGKGVASSDAMILAIESAVQLSKNRIKV, encoded by the coding sequence ATGACAGCCGACAGACCGATCATAGCCATAACCATGGGCGATCCGGCCAGTATTGGCCCTGAAATAGCCGTCAAAGCTTTATTAACCGAAAGGTTATATGAGATCTGCCGTCCGTTAATTATTGGCGATACCGGTGTGTTTTTTGACATCGTAAAACGCCTGGGTTTAAACGCCACTATCAATTCTATCAAAGATATCCGTAACGCGCGTTTCGTTTTCGGCAAGCCGGATGTATTTGATTTGCAAAATGTGGATATGGAACAGTTGCGTTTTGGGGAAATCTCGGCCATGGCTGGTAATGCCTCATTTGAAGCGGTTAAAAAAGCGATTGAACTGGCGCTTGCCGGCGATGTTGACGCTACCGTAACTGGCCCTATCAATAAAAAATCCATCAACGAGGCCGGGCACCACTTTGCCGGGCATACCGAAATTTACGCCCATTACACAGGTACAAAAAAGTATGCCATGCTGCTGGTTGAGCATAACATGAAGGTGATCCATGTATCAACCCATGTTTCGTTACGGCAAGCTTGCGACCTGGTTAAAAAAGACCGCATCATTGAAGTAATCGAGCTCTTGCAGGATGGACTCATTTCCCTGGGTGAAAAAAACCTGAAGATCGGCGTGGCCGGGCTTAACCCACATGCCGGTGACTCGGGGTTGTTTGGCACCGAGGATGATCTTGAAATTCTCCCCGCTGTACAGGAGGCTTTAAAATCAGGTTACGATGTGGAAGGCCCCGTACCTGCCGATACATTGTTTTCTAAAGCATCAACCGGGTATTATGGCGGTATAGTTGCGATGTACCACGACCAGGGACACATCCCGTTCAAGCTTACCGGCTTTAAATGGAATGCCGAAAAACAGCAAATGGATAGCGTCAAAGGCGTTAACATTACCATGGGCCTGCCGATCATTCGCACTTCCGTTGATCATGGGACAGCCTTTGAAATTGCAGGCAAAGGCGTTGCCAGCAGCGATGCCATGATACTGGCAATCGAATCGGCTGTACAATTGAGTAAAAACAGGATAAAAGTATAA
- a CDS encoding four-carbon acid sugar kinase family protein, with amino-acid sequence MIAVIADDLTGAAELAGIGLNHGLRTEVSTTVDEYCDADLLVIATDTRSLSVARAKEIVHDLTVRLQQLKPRFIFKKIDSVLRGHIIEELQSQLTASGLKRALIVPGNPHHSKKLIGDTFYYNGGPIHLSAFANDPTFPALSSNIVELLRADEKVSLIKKGVKLPPTGIIIGAADDEDDLKYWISKTDSETLLAGSANLFTCLLQYLTKPQKVETKDSETAGRRLFVFGSTFYQGKLNLIDGKHNNIPVHYIPAATICAETSGDNVHGLFASHVASSIIAGNNAIIAINPDFIRDIKVDPVLLSHKMADIVKQVIDHTSLHELLIEGGATAWAILERLNIEKLYPSKLIAPGVIHMRIAGNNQLCLTLKPGSYPWPAPVWETNNYTCI; translated from the coding sequence ATGATCGCTGTAATTGCAGATGATTTAACAGGGGCCGCCGAACTGGCAGGCATAGGCCTTAACCACGGATTAAGAACCGAGGTGAGTACTACTGTTGATGAATACTGCGATGCAGATCTGCTTGTTATTGCTACCGACACGCGCTCGCTTTCGGTAGCCAGGGCAAAGGAGATCGTTCATGATCTTACTGTTCGGTTACAGCAACTAAAACCCCGGTTTATCTTTAAGAAGATAGATTCGGTTTTGCGGGGGCACATTATTGAGGAGTTACAAAGTCAGTTGACAGCTTCCGGATTAAAACGGGCACTTATTGTACCCGGCAACCCACATCATTCAAAAAAACTCATCGGCGATACATTTTACTATAACGGCGGGCCTATCCATCTAAGTGCTTTTGCTAACGATCCTACTTTCCCAGCCTTAAGTTCAAATATTGTTGAATTATTAAGGGCAGATGAAAAGGTCTCATTGATTAAAAAAGGGGTGAAACTGCCACCAACAGGAATCATTATAGGAGCGGCAGATGACGAGGATGATCTTAAATACTGGATAAGCAAAACGGATAGTGAAACCCTTTTGGCCGGTTCGGCGAATCTGTTCACCTGCCTGCTTCAATACTTAACAAAACCGCAAAAGGTTGAAACCAAAGATTCCGAAACCGCCGGCAGGCGGTTATTTGTATTTGGCAGCACTTTTTACCAGGGCAAGCTAAACCTTATTGACGGCAAACACAACAATATCCCGGTACACTATATACCCGCGGCAACCATCTGCGCCGAAACCAGCGGCGACAATGTGCATGGCCTTTTTGCCAGTCATGTAGCTTCCAGTATTATCGCCGGCAACAATGCCATTATCGCCATAAACCCCGATTTTATAAGGGACATTAAAGTGGACCCGGTATTGCTGAGCCACAAGATGGCCGATATTGTAAAACAGGTTATTGACCACACCTCGCTTCATGAGTTGCTGATTGAGGGCGGCGCAACAGCCTGGGCTATACTTGAGCGTTTAAACATCGAAAAATTATATCCCTCAAAACTAATAGCTCCCGGAGTTATTCATATGCGCATAGCGGGCAATAACCAATTATGTTTAACTTTAAAACCCGGCAGCTACCCCTGGCCTGCACCCGTTTGGGAAACCAATAACTATACCTGCATATGA
- a CDS encoding sodium:solute symporter has protein sequence MKHETLHLADYIIIALALAISLTIGLKFSKGQNSTKKYFVSRGSIPAWAIGMSLMATLISSVTFLAYPGEGFASNWILLVQGLMVPIVLLLMVWFIVPLYREVIGVSTYEYFEKRFGLFARFYSSIGFVLTHFSKMGTVFFLLALALSNMTNTNTFVIIWIIGFVIVVITLIGGIEAVIWADVVQGFLLIAGGIASFIILICSIKGGFPELWHIASINHKNNFGPYSWDFKKLTFIVMAINGVFYAIQKYGADQTMVQRYLTAKTDKAAIRASLLGVALTVPLWALFMFIGTALFAYYQQNPLPAGIKADAVFPYFIMSKLPTGVVGLILAALISAAISSLGADLNCLSAIGVEDYYKKFRPNRSDKEYLKAGRWIVVLAGLGAMGIATLYMLAGDEGALGIVFTLYAIFSGGIAGIFLLGLFSSRANRQGLNIGIIACILFTGYAFLTSTKIGLGADKHILLDLGKYNFNQHKYMLGVYSHLVVIIVGYLASLFFPKPELNKNLLFSGWLEAKRAGKLTK, from the coding sequence ATGAAACATGAAACCCTGCACCTGGCAGATTATATCATCATTGCCCTGGCACTGGCCATTTCATTAACCATTGGTCTTAAGTTTTCGAAAGGACAAAACTCCACTAAAAAATATTTTGTATCCCGCGGTTCTATCCCGGCGTGGGCAATAGGCATGTCATTAATGGCAACGCTCATCAGCAGTGTAACTTTTCTGGCCTACCCCGGCGAGGGGTTTGCTTCTAACTGGATCTTGCTGGTTCAGGGTTTAATGGTGCCTATCGTATTGTTATTAATGGTTTGGTTCATTGTGCCGCTTTATCGTGAAGTTATAGGTGTAAGCACGTATGAATACTTTGAAAAGCGCTTTGGTTTGTTCGCGAGGTTCTATAGCTCCATAGGTTTTGTATTAACGCATTTTTCGAAAATGGGTACCGTGTTTTTCCTGCTGGCCCTTGCACTTTCCAACATGACCAACACCAACACCTTTGTTATTATCTGGATCATTGGATTTGTAATCGTCGTTATTACCCTTATAGGTGGTATCGAGGCGGTTATTTGGGCCGATGTGGTACAGGGGTTTTTATTGATCGCCGGCGGTATAGCCTCATTTATTATCCTTATTTGCTCCATCAAAGGCGGCTTCCCCGAACTCTGGCATATTGCCAGCATAAACCACAAAAACAATTTCGGCCCCTACTCCTGGGATTTCAAAAAGCTTACATTCATTGTAATGGCCATTAATGGTGTTTTTTATGCCATCCAAAAATATGGCGCCGATCAAACCATGGTACAGCGCTATCTTACTGCCAAAACCGATAAAGCGGCCATCAGGGCATCGTTATTAGGGGTAGCGCTTACTGTACCGCTTTGGGCATTGTTTATGTTTATCGGTACTGCTTTGTTTGCTTACTACCAACAAAATCCTTTGCCTGCAGGTATTAAGGCCGATGCAGTTTTCCCCTACTTTATTATGAGCAAATTGCCTACCGGTGTTGTGGGGTTGATATTGGCGGCACTGATCTCGGCAGCCATCTCCAGTTTAGGAGCCGATCTTAATTGCCTTTCCGCTATTGGGGTAGAAGACTATTACAAAAAATTCAGGCCCAACAGGTCTGACAAAGAATATTTAAAGGCTGGTCGCTGGATAGTGGTACTGGCCGGCCTGGGCGCAATGGGTATAGCCACCTTATATATGCTTGCCGGCGACGAAGGCGCGTTGGGTATTGTATTCACCCTCTATGCTATATTCTCCGGCGGTATTGCCGGGATTTTTTTATTGGGATTGTTTAGCAGCCGGGCTAACCGGCAGGGACTAAACATCGGCATTATTGCCTGTATCTTATTTACAGGCTACGCCTTTTTAACCTCAACCAAAATCGGTTTGGGCGCCGATAAACATATCCTGCTTGATCTGGGCAAATACAATTTCAATCAGCATAAATACATGCTCGGCGTATACAGCCATTTGGTGGTGATCATAGTTGGTTACCTGGCCAGCCTGTTTTTCCCTAAACCCGAGTTGAATAAAAACCTCCTTTTCAGCGGGTGGCTTGAGGCCAAACGCGCCGGAAAGCTTACCAAATAA
- a CDS encoding sialate O-acetylesterase, with product MKKLLASGLGLFLFISSQAQVKLASIFTDNMVLQQQSQAPIWGWDKAGSTVTINTSWNKKNYKAKVNANGKWLVKVATPIYGGPYTVTISDGNTIKLNNVLIGEVWLCTGQSNMEIPMKGYKSQPITGSVDAILKSANSNIHMYTVPRSSVTEVQENSKPSEWHVAATEFVANFSATGYYFGRLLNEMLHVPIGLISDCYGGSSAEAWMDPGGLKDFPEIKIPAKTDSIKAISRTPTTLFNGMLNPVIGYGIKGCIWYQGESNYDRPDQYEKLFPAMVKRWRDLWQQGDFPFYYTQIAPYDYTQLPPYNAGGKYNSAYLRDAQRKSLKVIPNSGMAVLLDVGEQATIHPPRKEPVGTRLAYLALAQTYGIKGFDYASPLYKEITVDGNRATIRFEYAENGLTSFNKPIQNFEVAGKDKMFYPAQAMISGSVIIVSSPLVKEPVAVRYAFKDFVVGDLFGTNGLPVSSFRTDDW from the coding sequence ATGAAAAAGTTACTGGCTTCAGGTCTGGGTTTATTCCTGTTTATATCGTCGCAGGCACAGGTAAAACTGGCATCCATTTTTACCGATAACATGGTGCTGCAACAGCAAAGCCAGGCACCAATATGGGGTTGGGATAAAGCAGGCTCAACAGTTACTATCAACACTTCATGGAACAAAAAAAACTACAAAGCCAAAGTAAATGCCAATGGCAAATGGCTTGTTAAAGTTGCCACGCCAATTTACGGCGGACCATATACTGTTACCATCAGCGATGGCAATACTATTAAGCTAAATAACGTGCTTATTGGCGAGGTTTGGCTTTGTACCGGTCAGTCAAATATGGAAATCCCGATGAAGGGTTACAAAAGCCAGCCCATAACGGGTTCTGTTGATGCTATACTTAAATCGGCCAATAGCAATATCCACATGTATACTGTACCCCGCTCATCAGTAACCGAAGTTCAGGAAAACAGCAAACCATCCGAATGGCATGTAGCCGCTACTGAATTTGTTGCTAATTTTAGCGCTACAGGTTATTATTTTGGTAGATTGTTGAATGAGATGCTTCATGTACCTATTGGCTTAATCAGTGATTGTTACGGTGGCTCAAGTGCCGAAGCATGGATGGATCCTGGCGGACTGAAAGATTTTCCGGAGATCAAGATCCCGGCTAAAACAGATTCGATCAAAGCTATATCGCGCACACCTACCACGCTGTTCAATGGCATGTTGAACCCGGTGATTGGGTACGGCATCAAAGGCTGCATCTGGTACCAGGGGGAATCGAACTACGACCGTCCCGATCAATATGAAAAACTTTTCCCGGCTATGGTAAAACGCTGGCGCGATCTCTGGCAGCAGGGCGACTTCCCATTCTATTATACACAAATTGCCCCTTATGATTATACTCAATTACCACCATACAATGCGGGCGGTAAATACAATTCGGCTTACCTGCGCGATGCTCAGCGTAAATCGCTAAAAGTTATACCTAACAGCGGCATGGCTGTATTGCTTGATGTTGGCGAACAGGCTACCATTCACCCACCACGTAAAGAACCTGTCGGTACACGACTGGCTTACCTGGCCTTAGCGCAAACTTATGGCATTAAAGGGTTTGATTATGCAAGTCCGCTGTATAAGGAAATCACTGTTGACGGCAACCGGGCTACCATCAGGTTTGAGTATGCCGAAAACGGGCTTACCTCATTCAACAAACCTATCCAAAACTTTGAAGTTGCCGGTAAAGACAAAATGTTTTACCCGGCGCAGGCCATGATATCGGGCAGTGTAATTATTGTATCTTCACCTTTGGTAAAAGAGCCTGTGGCCGTACGATACGCCTTTAAAGATTTTGTTGTAGGCGATTTATTCGGCACAAACGGCCTCCCCGTTTCCTCATTCAGAACCGACGACTGGTAA
- a CDS encoding DUF5703 domain-containing protein has translation MKKLLLLCFLYCNIALAQNKGIEQYNEVWASQSQNSGQSMPCGGGDIGLNAWVEKGELLFYIARSGTFDENNAMLKPGRVRIKLLPNPFAGNDFKQELKLQNGSVLINGKNGDLKAEIKLWVDVYRPVIHVNINSNKAIKTEAIFESWRYRDRDVKGLEKNEGSWKFAPRNDVKTLKDNIDFKGNAIMFYHHNLDSTIFDVTVKQQGMDAVKDQMYNPLKNLTFGGLMQGKNLKPAGTTKGQYLNTDFEGWKLKSIKPVTNQDIEIYLNTLQTSSVNEWQQGLEKVIKESESNTKSAWQKTAGWWKQYWDRSFICINPTKPDNDTTAWQTGKNYQLFRYMLGCNAYGHAPTKFNGGLFTYDPVFVNPQYAFTPDFRNWGGGLMTAQNQRLVYFPMLKSGDIDLMKPEFDFYLRSLKNAELRSKVYWNHNGACFTEQVENFGLPNSAEYTWKRPADFDKGLEYNAWLEYTWDTVFEFCLMMMETERYKGDDIHQYIPFIESCLTFFDEHYQYLSRKRSAKALDGNGHLVLYPGSSAETFKMAYNSNSTIAALQTITKRMLALTDSYLSKEERSKLEGFLKRIPPITFGEINGHKTLTPAKSWERVNNEENTQFYPVFPWGIFGLGKPGLDTALNTWKLDTLVAKFRSGIGWKQDNIFAARLGLTDEAAKLTTFKLKNSGRRFPTFWGPGFDWTPDHNWGGSGMIGLQEMLMQVDDKKILLFPAWPKDWDVHFKLHAPYNTTVEATLKDGKMVNLKVLPEDRRKDITMMLAQ, from the coding sequence ATGAAAAAACTCCTGCTGCTCTGCTTCCTGTACTGCAATATCGCGTTAGCTCAAAACAAAGGCATCGAACAATACAATGAAGTATGGGCCAGCCAGAGTCAAAACTCAGGCCAGTCGATGCCCTGCGGAGGCGGCGATATCGGCTTAAATGCATGGGTTGAAAAAGGCGAACTGCTTTTTTACATCGCCCGGAGCGGCACTTTTGATGAAAACAATGCCATGCTTAAACCCGGCCGGGTCAGGATCAAACTATTACCTAATCCTTTTGCGGGTAATGATTTTAAACAGGAGCTCAAACTTCAAAATGGCTCGGTACTCATCAACGGAAAAAACGGCGATTTAAAAGCCGAAATAAAACTTTGGGTTGATGTTTACCGTCCGGTGATCCACGTTAACATTAATAGTAATAAAGCCATTAAAACTGAAGCCATTTTTGAAAGCTGGCGCTACCGCGACAGGGATGTTAAAGGCCTCGAAAAAAATGAAGGCTCCTGGAAATTCGCCCCGCGCAATGATGTCAAAACACTGAAGGATAACATCGACTTCAAAGGTAATGCCATCATGTTTTACCATCACAATCTTGATTCCACCATATTTGATGTTACCGTAAAACAGCAGGGTATGGATGCGGTTAAGGATCAAATGTACAACCCGCTTAAAAACTTAACCTTTGGCGGGCTGATGCAGGGCAAAAACCTAAAGCCTGCAGGCACTACCAAAGGGCAATATCTTAACACCGATTTTGAAGGCTGGAAACTGAAGAGCATTAAGCCAGTCACCAACCAGGATATTGAGATCTATCTTAATACGCTACAAACCTCATCGGTAAATGAATGGCAGCAAGGCCTCGAAAAAGTAATTAAAGAGTCTGAAAGTAACACCAAATCCGCCTGGCAAAAAACAGCCGGTTGGTGGAAACAATATTGGGACAGGAGTTTTATCTGCATCAACCCGACCAAGCCTGACAATGACACCACAGCCTGGCAAACCGGTAAAAACTACCAGTTGTTCAGGTACATGTTAGGCTGCAATGCATACGGACATGCTCCCACCAAATTCAACGGAGGCCTGTTTACCTACGACCCTGTTTTTGTAAACCCGCAATATGCCTTTACACCCGATTTCCGCAACTGGGGAGGCGGCCTGATGACTGCCCAAAACCAGCGTTTGGTTTATTTCCCGATGCTCAAAAGCGGCGATATTGATTTGATGAAACCGGAGTTTGATTTCTATCTCCGCTCACTCAAAAACGCCGAATTACGCAGCAAGGTGTATTGGAACCACAATGGCGCCTGCTTTACTGAGCAGGTGGAAAATTTCGGTCTGCCCAACAGCGCCGAGTACACCTGGAAACGCCCTGCCGACTTTGACAAAGGGCTTGAGTACAACGCCTGGCTGGAATATACCTGGGATACCGTTTTTGAGTTTTGCCTCATGATGATGGAAACAGAACGGTACAAAGGCGACGATATCCACCAATACATTCCCTTTATTGAAAGCTGCCTCACTTTTTTTGATGAGCACTACCAATACCTTTCGCGCAAGCGCAGCGCTAAAGCGCTTGACGGCAACGGGCACCTTGTACTCTATCCCGGCTCATCTGCCGAGACTTTTAAGATGGCTTATAACTCCAACTCGACCATCGCTGCTCTGCAAACCATCACCAAACGGATGCTGGCATTGACGGATAGTTACCTGAGCAAAGAAGAGCGCAGCAAACTGGAAGGCTTTTTAAAGCGCATCCCCCCTATTACATTTGGCGAGATTAATGGTCATAAAACCCTTACCCCGGCAAAATCATGGGAGCGGGTTAACAACGAGGAAAACACCCAGTTTTACCCGGTATTTCCATGGGGTATCTTCGGCTTGGGCAAACCGGGATTGGATACCGCTTTGAACACCTGGAAACTGGACACCCTTGTAGCCAAATTCAGGAGCGGCATTGGCTGGAAACAGGATAATATTTTTGCGGCCCGCTTAGGTCTGACAGATGAGGCTGCCAAACTTACCACCTTCAAACTCAAAAACTCCGGCAGGCGCTTCCCTACTTTCTGGGGCCCGGGTTTCGACTGGACACCCGATCATAACTGGGGTGGCTCTGGCATGATCGGTCTGCAGGAAATGCTGATGCAGGTTGATGATAAAAAGATCCTGCTGTTCCCCGCCTGGCCAAAGGACTGGGATGTGCATTTTAAACTTCATGCGCCTTATAATACCACTGTTGAGGCCACACTAAAGGATGGAAAGATGGTTAATTTAAAAGTTCTCCCCGAAGATAGAAGGAAGGATATTACAATGATGTTAGCCCAATAA